In one Melaminivora jejuensis genomic region, the following are encoded:
- a CDS encoding diguanylate cyclase domain-containing protein, producing MPSTLSSQADFEYMFELAPVSLWLEDYSGVQALFARWRAEGVQDLAAYLRAHPERLGDYGAAIRVLKVNQRTLELFAAPDQAMLVANLAQVFRGDMHEHVIAELEQLWGGARGFTNQTVNYALDGRRLDVLIRGRILPGHEERWDRVLVSLEDNTCERVARRCLERSEHYARSLFEHSPVSLWVEDFSEVKRLLDEVRARGIQDFRTFLKVHPEFTEQCMREIRVVDVNQLTLELFGAVSKDELLGGVHRMFRGEMRESFAEQLLDLWEGRYFQQREVVNYNLGGEALHIHMQFAVLREQCEDWSMVLLSLVDITARKKAEAYLEYLGKHDVLTGLRNRAYYVEELNRLARKGPWPVGVLVIDLNGLKLLNDGQGHVAGDAMLRRAGEVLAKAVDQPACAARIGGDEFSILLPGSDERAMQAVVERLHKLKDLNNQFYPGQALSFAVGAALATSGEQLEAATQQADQAMYAEKTRYYTQAGFNRRLGH from the coding sequence ATGCCATCCACTTTGTCTTCACAGGCCGATTTCGAGTACATGTTCGAGCTGGCGCCGGTGTCACTGTGGCTGGAGGACTACAGCGGCGTGCAAGCGCTGTTTGCGCGCTGGCGTGCCGAAGGGGTGCAGGATCTGGCTGCCTATTTGCGCGCCCATCCCGAGCGTCTGGGCGACTATGGCGCGGCCATCCGGGTGCTCAAGGTCAACCAGCGCACGCTAGAGCTGTTTGCCGCCCCCGATCAGGCCATGCTGGTGGCCAACCTGGCACAGGTTTTTCGCGGCGACATGCACGAGCATGTCATCGCCGAGCTCGAGCAGTTGTGGGGCGGCGCGCGCGGCTTCACCAACCAGACGGTGAACTACGCCCTCGATGGCCGGCGCCTGGACGTGCTCATCCGGGGCCGCATCCTGCCCGGGCACGAGGAGCGCTGGGATCGCGTGCTGGTCTCGCTGGAGGACAACACCTGTGAGAGGGTGGCGCGCCGCTGCCTGGAGCGCAGCGAGCACTACGCGCGCAGCCTGTTCGAGCACTCGCCGGTATCGCTGTGGGTCGAGGATTTCAGCGAGGTCAAGCGCTTGCTCGACGAGGTGCGTGCACGCGGCATCCAGGACTTCAGAACGTTTTTGAAAGTCCACCCCGAGTTCACCGAGCAGTGCATGCGCGAGATCCGGGTGGTCGATGTCAACCAGCTCACGCTCGAGCTGTTCGGCGCGGTCAGCAAAGACGAGTTGCTGGGCGGCGTGCACCGCATGTTTCGCGGCGAGATGCGCGAGTCCTTTGCCGAGCAACTGCTCGATCTGTGGGAGGGGCGCTATTTTCAGCAGCGCGAGGTTGTCAACTACAACCTGGGCGGCGAGGCGCTGCACATCCACATGCAGTTTGCCGTGCTGCGCGAGCAGTGCGAGGACTGGAGCATGGTGCTGCTGTCGCTGGTGGACATCACGGCGCGCAAGAAGGCCGAGGCCTATCTGGAGTATCTGGGCAAGCACGACGTGCTCACAGGCCTGCGCAACCGGGCCTACTACGTCGAGGAGCTCAACCGGCTAGCGCGCAAGGGCCCGTGGCCGGTTGGAGTGCTGGTCATCGATCTCAATGGCCTGAAGCTGCTCAACGACGGGCAAGGCCACGTGGCGGGCGATGCCATGCTGCGCCGCGCTGGCGAAGTGCTGGCCAAGGCCGTCGATCAACCGGCCTGCGCAGCGCGTATCGGCGGCGACGAGTTCAGCATCTTGCTGCCCGGCAGCGACGAGCGCGCCATGCAGGCGGTGGTCGAGCGGCTGCACAAGCTCAAGGACTTGAACAACCAGTTCTATCCCGGCCAGGCGTTGAGCTTTGCCGTGGGCGCCGCCCTGGCCACCAGTGGCGAGCAACTGGAGGCGGCAACGCAGCAGGCCGACCAGGCCATGTATGCGGAAAAGACGCGCTACTACACCCAGGCCGGCTTCAACCGCCGGCTGGGCCACTGA
- a CDS encoding multidrug effflux MFS transporter, protein MHPEAPTLWRGPRWALAVLLALLGMVGPFSIDTYLPAFGPIARSLGASPIEMQQTLSAYLFGFAFMTLFHGSLSDSFGRRPVVLWGLAVFTAASAGCALAQTTGQLIAFRALQGLSAGAGIVVSRAVIRDIYPPAQAQQVMSQVTIFFGVAPAIAPMVGGWLSAHLNWHSVFWFLTGVGAFLWLANWRLLPETLPPATRQPLHMGNLLRGYWELGTSARFVLLALASGVPFNGMFLYVLTAPVFLGEHLHLAPTEFYWFFLLNIAGIMGGAWASGRLAGRIAPKRQIRHGFVIMLAMGLLNMGLNLLLQPHAAWAMLPIAVFSFGWALMVPVVTLLVLDLHPHRRGMASSLQAFVGSTANGLVAGVIAPLVMHSTQLLALASLLMMCVGLVSWIYLHRRWPEIGRTIQD, encoded by the coding sequence ATGCACCCTGAAGCCCCCACTCTCTGGCGCGGCCCGCGCTGGGCCCTTGCCGTGCTACTGGCGCTGCTGGGCATGGTGGGGCCGTTCTCCATCGATACCTATCTGCCGGCCTTCGGGCCGATCGCACGCTCGCTGGGTGCCAGCCCCATCGAGATGCAGCAGACGCTGTCGGCCTACCTGTTCGGCTTCGCCTTCATGACGCTGTTCCACGGCTCGCTGTCGGATAGCTTCGGGCGCCGGCCCGTAGTGCTGTGGGGGCTGGCGGTGTTCACCGCAGCATCTGCCGGGTGCGCGCTGGCGCAGACCACCGGGCAGCTGATTGCCTTCCGGGCGCTGCAGGGCCTGTCGGCAGGCGCGGGCATCGTGGTCTCGCGCGCCGTCATCCGCGACATCTACCCGCCGGCCCAGGCCCAGCAGGTCATGAGCCAGGTGACGATCTTCTTCGGCGTGGCGCCGGCCATTGCCCCCATGGTCGGGGGCTGGCTGTCGGCACACCTGAACTGGCACAGCGTGTTCTGGTTCCTGACCGGCGTGGGCGCCTTCCTGTGGCTGGCCAACTGGCGCCTGCTGCCCGAGACCCTGCCGCCGGCCACGCGCCAGCCGCTGCACATGGGCAATCTGCTGCGCGGCTACTGGGAGCTGGGCACCAGCGCGCGCTTCGTGCTGCTGGCGCTGGCCAGCGGCGTGCCCTTCAACGGCATGTTTCTGTACGTGCTGACGGCGCCGGTCTTCCTGGGCGAGCATCTGCACCTGGCACCCACCGAGTTCTACTGGTTCTTCCTGCTCAACATCGCCGGCATCATGGGCGGCGCCTGGGCCAGCGGGCGCTTGGCCGGGCGCATCGCGCCGAAGCGCCAGATCCGCCACGGTTTCGTCATCATGCTGGCCATGGGGCTGCTGAACATGGGCCTGAACCTGCTGCTGCAGCCCCACGCCGCCTGGGCCATGCTGCCGATCGCAGTGTTCTCCTTTGGCTGGGCGCTGATGGTGCCGGTGGTGACGCTGCTGGTACTCGATTTGCACCCGCATCGGCGCGGCATGGCCTCGTCCCTGCAGGCCTTCGTCGGCTCCACGGCCAACGGCCTAGTGGCTGGGGTCATCGCGCCGCTGGTCATGCACTCAACGCAGCTGCTGGCGCTGGCGTCACTGCTGATGATGTGCGTGGGCCTGGTGTCGTGGATTTACCTGCACCGACGCTGGCCCGAGATCGGGCGCACCATCCAGGACTGA
- a CDS encoding DEAD/DEAH box helicase: MTDQLPVQGQAAPADTTLPFVADQAAASAATDVAAIATAAPAAVQTPQNPPVQPELPEGFVRLGLASELVQAVRDLGYTQPTAVQDKAIPLAMGAGEEAGHFIDLMVSSQTGSGKTAAFLLPVLHTLLQQQAEAEAAARAEYERAAAEASARGEATPKRPKRKNPTHPRNFKAATPGALILCPTRELAQQVAHDAIELVRHCKGLRIANVVGGMPYQVQIARLQNANLVVATPGRLLDLQRSMQIKLDQVQFLVVDEADRMLDLGFADDLAEINDLTAARKQTMMFSATFAPRIQQLAMRVMHDGGASVKKVQIDTPQEKHSSIKQVLYWADNAEHKRKLLDHWLRDASIDQAIVFASTQIECDGLAGELQQAGFSAVALHGALSQGLRNRRLMALRNGQVQILVATDVAARGIDVPTITHVFNYGLPMKAEDYTHRIGRTGRAGRQGLAITFAEFRDRRRIFDIEGYSRQPFKAEVVAGLEPTQRFPQGGGGRGGDFGGHRAGREGGGRGRGGERFGRGNGHGGGARFNNDRHDRFGGPGQERQERFEPRHDSRFDPRFDSARSPMRAGEGFGPGPRRDDAGYGRKSGFGEPRERSAGPGRGDFNRPGKPAFAKPQGAGRPYAAPRASEGHRRSERAGR; this comes from the coding sequence ATGACTGACCAACTGCCTGTGCAGGGCCAAGCTGCGCCTGCCGATACGACTTTGCCTTTTGTTGCTGACCAGGCTGCTGCGAGCGCTGCAACCGATGTGGCCGCCATCGCCACCGCTGCGCCTGCCGCCGTGCAAACCCCCCAAAACCCTCCAGTCCAACCCGAACTGCCCGAGGGCTTCGTCCGCCTGGGCCTGGCGTCCGAGCTGGTGCAGGCCGTGCGCGACCTGGGCTACACCCAGCCGACCGCCGTGCAGGACAAGGCCATCCCCCTGGCCATGGGCGCTGGCGAGGAGGCTGGCCACTTCATCGACCTGATGGTCTCCAGCCAGACCGGCAGCGGCAAGACTGCCGCCTTCCTGCTGCCCGTGCTGCACACGCTGCTGCAGCAGCAGGCCGAGGCTGAGGCAGCCGCCCGCGCCGAGTACGAGCGCGCCGCTGCCGAGGCCTCCGCCCGCGGCGAAGCGACGCCCAAGCGCCCCAAGCGCAAGAACCCTACCCATCCGCGCAACTTCAAGGCGGCCACGCCCGGTGCGCTGATCCTGTGCCCGACGCGCGAGCTGGCGCAGCAGGTGGCGCACGACGCCATCGAGCTGGTGCGCCACTGCAAGGGCCTGCGCATCGCCAACGTGGTCGGCGGAATGCCCTACCAGGTGCAGATCGCCCGGCTGCAGAACGCCAATCTGGTCGTGGCCACGCCCGGGCGCCTGCTGGATCTGCAGCGCTCCATGCAGATCAAGCTCGACCAGGTGCAGTTCCTGGTGGTCGATGAGGCCGACCGGATGCTGGATCTGGGCTTTGCCGACGACTTGGCCGAGATCAACGACCTCACGGCTGCACGCAAGCAGACCATGATGTTCTCGGCCACGTTCGCCCCGCGCATCCAGCAACTGGCCATGCGCGTCATGCACGATGGCGGCGCCAGCGTCAAGAAGGTGCAGATCGACACGCCGCAGGAAAAGCACTCCAGCATCAAGCAGGTGCTGTACTGGGCCGACAACGCCGAGCACAAGCGCAAATTGCTCGATCACTGGCTGCGCGATGCCAGCATCGACCAGGCCATCGTCTTTGCCAGCACGCAGATCGAATGCGACGGCCTGGCCGGCGAGCTGCAGCAGGCGGGCTTTTCCGCCGTGGCGCTGCACGGTGCCCTGAGCCAGGGCCTGCGCAACCGCCGCCTGATGGCGCTGCGTAACGGCCAGGTGCAGATCCTGGTGGCCACCGATGTGGCGGCGCGCGGCATCGACGTGCCGACCATCACCCACGTCTTCAACTACGGCCTGCCCATGAAGGCCGAGGACTACACGCACCGCATCGGCCGCACCGGCCGCGCCGGTCGCCAGGGCCTGGCCATCACTTTTGCCGAGTTCCGCGACCGCCGGCGCATCTTCGACATCGAAGGCTACAGTCGCCAGCCGTTCAAGGCCGAGGTCGTGGCCGGCCTGGAGCCGACGCAGCGCTTCCCGCAAGGCGGCGGCGGGCGCGGCGGCGACTTCGGCGGCCATCGCGCTGGCCGCGAGGGGGGTGGCCGCGGCCGTGGCGGCGAGCGTTTTGGCCGGGGCAATGGCCACGGCGGCGGCGCGCGCTTCAACAATGATCGCCATGACCGCTTCGGTGGCCCTGGGCAGGAGCGCCAGGAGCGCTTCGAGCCGCGCCACGACTCACGTTTTGATCCGCGCTTCGACAGCGCCCGCAGCCCGATGCGTGCCGGCGAAGGCTTTGGCCCCGGACCGCGCCGCGACGATGCCGGCTATGGCCGCAAGAGCGGCTTTGGCGAGCCGCGCGAGCGCAGCGCCGGCCCGGGCCGGGGCGACTTCAACCGTCCGGGCAAGCCTGCCTTTGCCAAGCCACAAGGCGCTGGCCGCCCCTACGCAGCGCCGCGCGCAAGCGAGGGCCACCGCCGCAGCGAGCGCGCAGGCCGTTGA